The nucleotide window AGAGTTTGCGCGCAAGTTTTATAATCCAGCTTTAGAAGCTGCCTTTGAGACCGAGAGAAAAGGTCGGGCCATATTCTTCGAATTGGAGTATGTAATCACGAGACCCCTGGTAAAGCTCTAACGGTTCATCGTTGATGTTAGTTGCTTCAAATACCAATTCAGCTTTCTTTGAAAGACGGTAAGAGGCTGTTAAGTCCAGCTGAGTGTGCGGCGAAGTGTAGATATCATAACGGCGATCATCACCAACTTCGTCCAGCGACTCATCGCGATGACTTAGGCTCAACCGGGTACTAAACCGACCGCTTTCGTAGCCAACAAAAGCGTTGCCGGATAAGTCGGCCGCTTCGGGAATTGAAAAGCTTTCTCCGTCGCGTTCCAGGAGTTCGAGCTCGGTATCAAGTAGAGTTATATTGGCACCAATTAACAGGCCTTCCAGGCTACTGCCAACAAAGCTGTGCTGCCAGCTAGCTTCAAGTCCTTTGACAGAAGCACTGATCGCGTTAGCTGGCTGCTCTACTTCAAAACCCGTGAAACCATCTACGTTGTTGCTGACAGTATCAACAATATAGTTGTCAATGTCTTTGTAAAAACCGCCGAGAGTGAATAGGCTGCTTTCTGCGTAGAACCAGTCGAACATCAAATCAAAATTCATCGATTCGTATGGGTCAAGCTCGGGGTTGCCAAGTTCGGCTTCCATGTCGTCACGGTTAATTTCGGCACGTGGCGAAATGTCATTAAAGCTTGGGCGTGCAATAGTGTTCGTCCAGGCTCCACGTAAACGCATGTCGCTGGAAAGGTCGTGTAAAACATGGATGCTTGGCAAAACGTTAGTGTAGTCGCTGTCGGCAAAGCGTGAACCGATGGTTAGGTCACCCTGTTCGTCGAACAGCAGCTCTGTGCCTTCAGCCTCGAATTGCGTTTGTTCAACGCGGACGCCCGGAATTATGCGGGTACGTTCTAAATCAAAGGTCCCCATCAAGTATCCTGCGTAGACATCTTCACTTGCTGTGAAGTCACCTCCGGCGCGTAGAGCCCGGTTTTCGGCAACGTCCTTGTCGCGTTCAGAGAACAGCTCGGTGTTTTGATAATAGTAATCCAGATAAGCTTCCTTGCTTATTCCATCGCCAAGGTTACCTAGCCCGTATTCCGGTGACCCGGTGGTCAGGTTATCGAGAGAGTAGTCAGGAACATCACGGAACTCATATTCATTAACGTCCGCATCTTTATCTTTCATGCGCACATCAATACCGGTTTTCAAGGTGAGAGAGGTGATTCCGAAGGCGTAAGGTATTTCCGCGTCGAGGCCGAAGCTGACTTCGTCATCATCAATTAATTTTGGCTCTAAAACGGCGCGGTCTAAAACAAAATTGCTGTTGTCTAAATGGCGTTGACTTAATGTGTCGCCTTCTAAGATACGGAAAGACGGTAACCCTTTACCAAAAGACACCTCAGAGCTCAAGCCTTCCAGTGTTGACTCAAAGCGACCTTCGTTTTCGTCAAGCACGCGCTCTTCGGTTAGGGTATAGCCCGCACGGTAATTCAGAGTCCAGTCTTCAAACCGGTTTTCGCCGCCAATGTCCATTGCCATGGTCTTTTGTTCTTTGGTACGGAAGCGAATGCGGCGCTTCATGCTATCTGCGGGTAAGTCCACGCGGGCGCTGGTATCGTTGAATTCCGTTACGTCGCCATCTTCGAAGCTAAAAATGCTGCGTTGGCGCGTTTCTTTATCGGTGAACTCACTGTACATAGTGTTGAAGTAAACACGGGAATTGTTATCCGGGCGATACTCAAGGTTTAGGTTGCTACCGAGGCGCTCGCGGTTCACATAGTATTTACGCTGCTGTAGTTCGATTATGGAAAATACTTCGTCGTCACCGAAATCGACCTCATCGTACTCTGCCTCAACGTTGTCAGATTCCAGTTTGCGGTCAAGATAGTTTATGCCAAAAGCATAGCCAAACTTATCACTTAACTGATCGCTGATGTTGAATTCCACTTTCGGGCTCACTTCGCCGCTTAAGTCGTTATAGGAAGCTTCCGCACGATACCGTACCTGCTTATCCTGACGGTCAAATGGCGAGGGTGTTTCAATGTTGATAGAGCCGCCTATCGCATCGCCGGGCATATCTGCAGTTGGGGCTTTTACTAAGGACAAGCTTTCAACTGAACCAGTGGGAATGACATCAAGGGCTACTGCCCGCGAACCGTCTTCCGGTGTTCCGACTCTTACGCCATTTATAGTCACAGCATTTAAGCCAGGAGAGATACCCCGGACGCTAACGAAACGACCTTCCCCTTGGTCACGGGAAATGCTTGTGCCGGGCAGACGTTGCAATGACTCAGCGACATTCTGGTCAACAAACTGACCCATATCATCAGAGGCGATAAAGTTAGTGATAGCATCGGCTGCACGGTAGTCGTTTAACGCCCGGTTACTTGAATCACGCTGGCTGGTAACTTGAATGCGTTCAATGTCTTCTTCGGTATCAAGCTGGATATCCAATTGCTGGGTGCCGTCTGAGCTCTGTACAACTTGTTGTTTTTTTGGGAGGCCAATATATTCGAATATTAATGTCTGCTCACCTTCGCTAATTTGCTGTAGTGTGTAGCGGCCCTGGTTGTTAGTGAAGGCACTTTGCGCTGTTCCGGCGACAGTGACACGAACTCCTGCCAGAGGGGAACCGTCAGATGTCGTGACTTGACCTTCAACTGTTGTCGCAGCATAAACAACAGAACTTACTGGAGCCATTAGGGCAGCTAAAATACTGTAACTTAACAAGGTTTTTCTATTACTTCTAAAGAGTGACATAAAATATCAGTCCCTGAGTTTAATTGTGGAATGCTTTCTTCAAATATTTCGCACCGGATTGTAAGGCGTTTTAATGACACCTTTATTTCAAAAAGGTGACGACTAGGTAACGATGCAATGGCTTTGTCATAAACGTTCTTTATACTTGAACCCAAGGAAAGCAAAAGGGAGCTTAAAATGTTGAGGTTTTTTGTTGTTGTCTGGTTCTTATTCAGCAGTGCAAATGCAGAGGAAGTTCAGCTCAGAATTAGCCAGTTGCACCCAACTCAAGCCGTTATTTCTCACGACCAGGTCGCTAATAAAATCGCTAAATATAAGCGCGACGACAAAGCTTTTCAAAAAGACCTTATTGAAGAGCCTTTTAAAACCGCTGTACTGGGTCCGGAAGGGCGTTACTACCTGACCGATGGCCATCATACTTTCAGTGCTATGGTCGAATTCAGCCCCCGTGGCGACGAACAGCAAGTGACGGTAGAGATCACTGCGGATAAATCCAGCCTCTCCGAAACCGACTTCTGGCAGTGGCTTAAAGATACCCATCAGACCTGGCTTCATGACAGCAACGGGCAGCCAATTTCCCATAAGGCAATTCCTGAAACTGTGGGGCGTAATAGGCTAGATGATGACCCAGTGCGTGGTGCAATGTACTTTTTGAGGGGGCATTACCTGGAAAAACCTGAGAACCCGATACCGTTTTTAGAGTTTTACTGGGCAAATTATCTTCGTCAGCATACTGCCTTGTCGACTCCTCCGGAAACAAGGACCGCACTAAATGATGCTAGGTGGTATGCCGCACTTGGTAATTTTATTGCAGAAATACCCAGTCAGACACCCATTGGCCCCAACGGCGAATCCGCTAAAGTTATGGGGCAACTTGAAATTCCGCAGTACAGCCAGCCTGTCATCGATATTTCAGGCTATTCGAAAAATGAAACGACATGGCCTGCAATTGTTGAAATTCCAGCCGGAAGCCGCCAAAAGTGGCAAATCAATAAACACCAAACTGACATGCTTGAGTGGGAAATGGAAGGTGACGTTCAACAACCTCGCTACATTGACTATCTGGGTTATCCGGCAAATTACGGAGCTATTCCCGGCACTTTGTCAGATAAAAAGTCCGGCGGAGATGGCGACCCACTTGATGTGCTGATACTAGGCGAGGCTTTGCCCAGAGGTATTGAGGTACCAGTTAGGATCATCGGACGTATGACCATGCTGGATAACAATGAGCGCGATAATAAATTTATTGCAGTCGTACCAGAGCAACCGCCTTTTGGTCATATTTCTTCAGTGACGCAGTTAAAGACGGAGTTTCCGGGCGTGACTGATATTTTCAGGACCTGGTTTACCAATTATAAGGGCAAAGGGAATAGAGCGACTCAACTAGGAGTTGATGATCAGGTGCCGTAGTATTGCGTCTGTTATGAATGTATCGCTCTTGGGTGATATCAAACCATAAGGACGTGAGCCGATACGCTAAGTCGGTCGACCCACATGCTTAATGATTTTATGGTTAACTGCGGTTACACAGTGACGTTCAGGCGCACGTCGACATTATTACGCGTCGCGTTTGAATACGGACAAACTTGGTGTGCTTTTTCAGCAATAGATTCCGCTTCGTCCTGGCTCATGCCTGGCAAATGAATGTTCAGCGTGGCTTCAATACCAAACCCGCCTTCAATCTGGCCAATACCTATTTCAGCTTTAACTTCAGTGTCTTTGGGCAGTGTGACTTTTTCCTGCCCGGCAGCGAATTTCAGTGCGCCGATAAAACAGGCCGAATAACCGGCCGCAAACAATTGCTCAGGATTGGTACCGTCTCCGCCTGCGCCACCCAGTTCTTTAGGCGTTGTCAGTTTTACTTTCAGTTGGCCGTCGTCAGACTCTGACTGACCATCGCGTCCGCCGGTTGATGTTGCTACCGCTTTATACAGAATATCCATAACGATTACCTTGCTAGTTGGTGTGTTGAGAATTAACACACATAATGTTATTGCAATAATGGTTATCGCGATAACAGTATTTTCCGAATAGTATTATCGATATTTTCGATGCATTTGATTTGGTTAGCGGTCGGGCTTGTCTTGTAGCTGTGCCCGCAGTGATTCAAGGGTGTGTTTTAAGGCAAGGGCTTCATTAGGCTCAAGCTTAGAGGCACAGAAAACCTGCTCCGGAACATCGCAGGCAGACTGTTCCAGTCGCCGACCTTGTTCGGTGAGGTATAAATGCAGCTGACGCTCATCGTCGGTATTGCGCTTTCGAATTATTAACCCGCGTTGTTCCAGCCGCTTAATAACCGGACTTAAAGCGCCTTTTTCCTGGAACAACTTGCGGCTTATTTCAGTAATGGTGACACCATCTCGCTCCCATAAAAGCAGTAAAATAAGGTATTGCGGATAGGTCAAATCAAGCTTGGAGAGCAGAGGTTTGTAGAGCTTGTTCATTGCTAGCGAGGTTGAGTACAACGCAAAGCAAAGCTGGTTATCCAGCCTGAGCGCTTTATTACTGCTATTGTCTGCCATGCGTTGCTCCTTTGTCGTCTGTTTCAATGATACGCAAAGTCAGCTTACAAACAAAACATTTGTGACATCACTTAAAAGGTGTAAGTCACGTTCGCTGTCAGGGTATTACCGCCACCCCAGTCACTACTTAGAGTGGTGTGATTATAGGAAACCATGAAGTTCCACTGCTGCCAGTTTCTGTCATAAGCTATCCAGGCGTGGTTATAATGGTCACGAGTATCCCATTGAAAATCTTCAGAATCCAAAGAGCGCGACTGACTAAAACCTAAATTGACACCATTTTCACCATCGCTGTAAACCTGATAAAAAACCGCTGCAACCAGATGTTTGGCATCGGTACCGGCGTAGTCCCAGGCGTACCAAAGTTGAAAACGGAAGTCGCTGACATCAACCGCGGCTGTTGTTTCTGTGTAGTTTATATCGCTGCCTTCACCGTAATAACTGTAATATAAAGCACCCAGTTCAACGCCAATCTCATCATTCATTTGCCAGTAGCGTCCACCAAACGCGTCCAGCTCCAGCCAGGTGTCGTCTCCAAAATCGACATTGGAAGCAAAACCTCCGGCATACCAGCCGTTGTCGAAGTTTTTATTGGCAATAAACTGTAGCGCCGGGTCGTCGCTTGTTTGTGTGACCCCATTAAATAAATAGTCGCTGGTTGCCGTTGCGGTTAAGTCCCAGGATGCCTGTGAGGTCCCGCTGACGAGTAAACCGAAAAACAGGGCTGTATTAATCGCTTTTAAGTGCATTGAGTTGCTCCTCCATTTCGCCTGAGGCGTTATCCAGCGCACTGCTAATCTGAGTAATCTGGCCCGACAGTTTTTCTAAATCGTGCGTAGCGTCACTGATAGCGCTGATGTTTCGACTGATTTCTTCACTTACTTGATTCTGCTCTTCTGCGGCTGAAGCTACCTGGAACGCATTGTCATTAATTGACTGTACTTGTTCGGTGGCTGAATTGAGCTGCTCAGATGCTTGCTGTGCGCCTTCAAGTGTCTGTGTCACTTTTACGGCACTGCTTTCCATTTGCTGAACACTTGCCTGAACCTGTTTTTGCAGACCCTGAATCAAGCCGTTAATTTCTTCGGTTGACTGGCGGGTACGCTGTGCCAGAGTTCTCACCTCATCGGCGACCACGGCAAAGCCACGGCCCTGGTCGCCCGCCCGCGCGGCTTCAATAGCGGCATTTAATGCCAGCAGGTTTGTTTGTTCGGCAATGCCATCAATGGTCTGCGTAATGCCGGTCACTTCGTCACTGCGGGCAGCAACTTCGGTAAACTGGTGACGCGCCTGGCCGAATTCTTCAGCCACTTGCTGGAAGGCTTTTAGGGTTTGGTTGACCAGACTATTGGCTCTTGTCAATGACTTACTCGACTCTTCAGCGCCTTGTGCCGTGTCACTGGCTAATGATGCAACCTGATTCGCTGTTGCGGTCATTTCATTCATGGCGGTAGCCACTTGCTGTACCTGGTCGGCCTGTATTTCGGTAGCACTGGAAGCCTGTTTCGAGCTGTCTAGCATATGACGGCTTTCCATCGCGACGTTTTCGGCAACTTGTTTTAAAGCGCGGACTAAATCGCGAAGTTTGGCAGTAAATAAGTTAAATCCGTCGGCCAAGTCGTTTAATTCACTGTGCGAGGTTCGTTCTAGCTGTCGGGTAAGGTCACCCTCTGCACCGGCTAACTCCTTCATTAGCATACTCAGGTTATTCAGCGGGCGAGTCGATGCGCTGACCCAGAAAAAGACCAGAGTAACAAATACGGCCAATAGTAATGCTGCAATTAGTAGTAAGCCCCAGACCGTTGAGGCTGTATCTTCTTCGAGACTTTCAGACAGTTCGTGAACGGTTGCAAAAGCTAATTCGCGGGGGACGGAGACAATGATCCACCAGGTGGTATCAGAGGCTTCGGTATAAACCGGTTGTTTAACCACTATGTTGTCGGCGACGTTAAATTCTGACTGGCCGGGACTGTCGAGAAGCTCAGCTAAGTCGGCATTAATAGATTCCAGCGACTTCCCGAGGCGGTCAGGGTGTTGGTTACTGGCGACAACGAAGCCGTTGCTGCTGACCAGAAACATATTAGCTTTGCCCTGATAAAACTCCTGGGATTGTTGCTGAATACGTTTTTGCAATACCGGTAAATTAATGTCTACACCCGCAACACCGCGAAATTCGTTATTAACAACAACAGGGTAAACCAGCGAAGTTAACAGCATTTCTTCGCCGGGGCTGATCTCATATAAATAAGGCTCTATGAGGCAGGGCTTTAAGCTATCACGGCTACAAAGGTACCATTCGGCTTCGCGGAACCCTTGTTCAGTTAAATTTGTAAGATATTTCTCTGACGTGTCTTCGGTCTCGATAAATCGAGCCTGATCTGCGCCTTCCGATACCCAGTAAATTTCCAGGGTACCCTGATTCGACGTATGTGGCTCACTGGAGCTGTATTCGTCATCAAGTGCGTCGTAACCATTGGGTTCGTATTGGTTATATATAGAAGACACTGATGGGTGGGCGAGCAACAAATTTCTGGTTAAAAACTGTACTTCACCCCTAGTGTAAGGCTCTCCCCCACTGCCTACGGCAGTATGGCGCATGATAGACGCAAGGCCTGCCGGAATATCGAAGCTACGGTTCAGCAAAGCCTCAGTATTGCCGGCAAAGCGCAATGCTGTGTCATTTAAAGATGCGGTTACTTGCTCTTCCAGAGGCTCACTAATTTGCTCAATAGCATTTTGTCCGGCCTGGTTCATTGAGTACCAGCTGTACAGTGTCAGGGAGCCCATGCTTAGTATAAGCAGGCAGGCGGCACCAAATATAAGTTTAAAACGCAGTGACGCTGTTTGCATAAAAGTATCCAGACATTCGATATAAAGGTTATATAGCTATATCGGACATAAAGTGCAAACAATGAGCAAAAAATGCGCTAAAAAGTTATTTTTTGTTAATAGTGCTAAAGCGCCTTATTTGCTCTCGATCAAAAATGTCGCTTGATCCCCTAGATATTTTTGACCATGCTTATTTTGATTAAGTTACTAAGTAACGGTAAAAAACTTGGAGGTTTAAATGGAAAACAAAGACGCATTTGAGAAAAAGCACGAAGCAAAAATAGAGGAAATGAAAGCTGAGATTGACCGCTTAAAAGCCAAAGCAAAGCAGTCAGAGGCGGAATCTGAAATTAAGTACAAAGAAAAAATAAGTGAACTTGAATCGTTAAAAGATGATGCAGAAACTAAGCTGGAAGAGGTTAAGAAATCCAGCAAAGACGCATGGTCTGACGTTAGTAAGGGACTGGAGTCGGCGACAGAGTCTTTATCAACGGCGCTGAAATCGGCCAGTCAGCAATTTTAAAAATAAAGGGCAAAGGGGTGGCAGCTAGCTGGCTGTTAGCCACCCCGCAAAAAATGCTGCGACAAGTGCCCCGGCAATAATACCGATAAACCATGCAGCCCCAGCCCGGTTTCCTAAATTAATTGTCCAGCCAAGTATTGGATAAAATTTCGGCACCCAGCTGCGCGTATCTTTCTTGCTAAAGTATATGCCGAGCCACAAAGGCCGTGACCAGTTGCTTTCGTCACGCCATTCCTGAGAATTGATTTCTTCTTGTGTCATGCCTGCTCCAGACTGAGGGTTTTATTTTTATTAATGTAGTCCCAACAGCAGCTTATAGCCAACCTTTAGGCTCTAGGGCTAATTGCTCTTATTAACCGTCAACACAAAATCGGTAGCCTATACCGGCTTCGGTTCTTAAGTATTTGGGTTCGGTTGGGTCGTCGCCCAACTTTTGCCGCAAGTGGCTAATTACAATGCGCAGGTAGTGAGTGTCTTCTTTGTGGCTCGGCCCCCATATTTCACTTAACAGCTGGCTTTGGGTAACCACACAATTGGGTTGTTTTACCAAGCGGGAGATCACCGCATACTCTTTCGGTGTAAGTTCAACGGGCTGTCCCGATTTCTTGACTATGCGGCGTGACAAATCAAAAGACAAGTCGTCTATTTCAAGAAGTGGTGAGGTGTCTGCTTGTAAGTGATCTCGCAAATTAGCTCTAACCCGGGCCAGTAGCTCTTCGACACTAAAAGGTTTTGTCACGTAGTCTTGAGCGCCATAGTCCAGGGCGATGATTTTTTCCTGATCCTGATTGCGTACTGATAAAACGATAACTGGCACAGGCGACCATTCCCTAATTTCTTTTAACACTTGTTTGCCGTCGATATCGGGCAGCCCTAAATCCAGAATGACAAGGTCGGGTTGCTGGCGGGCAACGCAACTTAGTCCGTCAGTACCGTTTTCCGCTTCGGTGACCTCATGGCCTGCACTAGACAAAGCGATTTTAAGCATGCGACGAATTTGTTTCTCATCATCAATCACAACAATTTTTGTTGCCACGTTACGACTCTTCCTGTTGGTTATTTCCGTAGTCTAACGGCAATGTAATTTCGAAACGAGTACCTACACCATCCCTGGCAGAGGTTGCGACAACGTTGCCGCCATGTGCGCCGATCATACCTTTACAGATGGCCAGTCCCATACCCGTATTTTGTTTTTTCTTGTCACCGTCAGCAACAATGTAAAACATATCAAAAATTTTATCGCGCTGGTCAGATGGAATGCCGGGGCCCCTATCCTCTATGGCGATTAAACATTGCGCGCGGCCTTTATGCAGTTCAACAAAAATAGGGGATTCATCGGGACTGTATTTAGCCGCATTTTCAAGGATATTAAAAATTGCCTGTTCAACTAATGCCGCATGAACGTAAAGCAGAGGCGGTTCACCCATTCGTTCAATTTGTACGTTGGTTGATGGCCAATAGCGCTTTAATCGTCTAATGGCACTGCCGATAATGTCGTCTACAGAAACCCAGTCGCGCTCAATTTTTAGTGTGCCGTGACCAAGGCGGGTCATATCCAGTAAGTTCTGAATGTAGCTATCAAGCCGCTGACT belongs to Idiomarina sp. PL1-037 and includes:
- a CDS encoding TonB-dependent receptor; amino-acid sequence: MAPVSSVVYAATTVEGQVTTSDGSPLAGVRVTVAGTAQSAFTNNQGRYTLQQISEGEQTLIFEYIGLPKKQQVVQSSDGTQQLDIQLDTEEDIERIQVTSQRDSSNRALNDYRAADAITNFIASDDMGQFVDQNVAESLQRLPGTSISRDQGEGRFVSVRGISPGLNAVTINGVRVGTPEDGSRAVALDVIPTGSVESLSLVKAPTADMPGDAIGGSINIETPSPFDRQDKQVRYRAEASYNDLSGEVSPKVEFNISDQLSDKFGYAFGINYLDRKLESDNVEAEYDEVDFGDDEVFSIIELQQRKYYVNRERLGSNLNLEYRPDNNSRVYFNTMYSEFTDKETRQRSIFSFEDGDVTEFNDTSARVDLPADSMKRRIRFRTKEQKTMAMDIGGENRFEDWTLNYRAGYTLTEERVLDENEGRFESTLEGLSSEVSFGKGLPSFRILEGDTLSQRHLDNSNFVLDRAVLEPKLIDDDEVSFGLDAEIPYAFGITSLTLKTGIDVRMKDKDADVNEYEFRDVPDYSLDNLTTGSPEYGLGNLGDGISKEAYLDYYYQNTELFSERDKDVAENRALRAGGDFTASEDVYAGYLMGTFDLERTRIIPGVRVEQTQFEAEGTELLFDEQGDLTIGSRFADSDYTNVLPSIHVLHDLSSDMRLRGAWTNTIARPSFNDISPRAEINRDDMEAELGNPELDPYESMNFDLMFDWFYAESSLFTLGGFYKDIDNYIVDTVSNNVDGFTGFEVEQPANAISASVKGLEASWQHSFVGSSLEGLLIGANITLLDTELELLERDGESFSIPEAADLSGNAFVGYESGRFSTRLSLSHRDESLDEVGDDRRYDIYTSPHTQLDLTASYRLSKKAELVFEATNINDEPLELYQGSRDYILQFEEYGPTFSLGLKGSF
- a CDS encoding ParB-like protein, yielding MLRFFVVVWFLFSSANAEEVQLRISQLHPTQAVISHDQVANKIAKYKRDDKAFQKDLIEEPFKTAVLGPEGRYYLTDGHHTFSAMVEFSPRGDEQQVTVEITADKSSLSETDFWQWLKDTHQTWLHDSNGQPISHKAIPETVGRNRLDDDPVRGAMYFLRGHYLEKPENPIPFLEFYWANYLRQHTALSTPPETRTALNDARWYAALGNFIAEIPSQTPIGPNGESAKVMGQLEIPQYSQPVIDISGYSKNETTWPAIVEIPAGSRQKWQINKHQTDMLEWEMEGDVQQPRYIDYLGYPANYGAIPGTLSDKKSGGDGDPLDVLILGEALPRGIEVPVRIIGRMTMLDNNERDNKFIAVVPEQPPFGHISSVTQLKTEFPGVTDIFRTWFTNYKGKGNRATQLGVDDQVP
- a CDS encoding organic hydroperoxide resistance protein, with the translated sequence MDILYKAVATSTGGRDGQSESDDGQLKVKLTTPKELGGAGGDGTNPEQLFAAGYSACFIGALKFAAGQEKVTLPKDTEVKAEIGIGQIEGGFGIEATLNIHLPGMSQDEAESIAEKAHQVCPYSNATRNNVDVRLNVTV
- a CDS encoding MarR family winged helix-turn-helix transcriptional regulator, producing MADNSSNKALRLDNQLCFALYSTSLAMNKLYKPLLSKLDLTYPQYLILLLLWERDGVTITEISRKLFQEKGALSPVIKRLEQRGLIIRKRNTDDERQLHLYLTEQGRRLEQSACDVPEQVFCASKLEPNEALALKHTLESLRAQLQDKPDR
- a CDS encoding TorF family putative porin, which encodes MHLKAINTALFFGLLVSGTSQASWDLTATATSDYLFNGVTQTSDDPALQFIANKNFDNGWYAGGFASNVDFGDDTWLELDAFGGRYWQMNDEIGVELGALYYSYYGEGSDINYTETTAAVDVSDFRFQLWYAWDYAGTDAKHLVAAVFYQVYSDGENGVNLGFSQSRSLDSEDFQWDTRDHYNHAWIAYDRNWQQWNFMVSYNHTTLSSDWGGGNTLTANVTYTF
- a CDS encoding methyl-accepting chemotaxis protein; the protein is MQTASLRFKLIFGAACLLILSMGSLTLYSWYSMNQAGQNAIEQISEPLEEQVTASLNDTALRFAGNTEALLNRSFDIPAGLASIMRHTAVGSGGEPYTRGEVQFLTRNLLLAHPSVSSIYNQYEPNGYDALDDEYSSSEPHTSNQGTLEIYWVSEGADQARFIETEDTSEKYLTNLTEQGFREAEWYLCSRDSLKPCLIEPYLYEISPGEEMLLTSLVYPVVVNNEFRGVAGVDINLPVLQKRIQQQSQEFYQGKANMFLVSSNGFVVASNQHPDRLGKSLESINADLAELLDSPGQSEFNVADNIVVKQPVYTEASDTTWWIIVSVPRELAFATVHELSESLEEDTASTVWGLLLIAALLLAVFVTLVFFWVSASTRPLNNLSMLMKELAGAEGDLTRQLERTSHSELNDLADGFNLFTAKLRDLVRALKQVAENVAMESRHMLDSSKQASSATEIQADQVQQVATAMNEMTATANQVASLASDTAQGAEESSKSLTRANSLVNQTLKAFQQVAEEFGQARHQFTEVAARSDEVTGITQTIDGIAEQTNLLALNAAIEAARAGDQGRGFAVVADEVRTLAQRTRQSTEEINGLIQGLQKQVQASVQQMESSAVKVTQTLEGAQQASEQLNSATEQVQSINDNAFQVASAAEEQNQVSEEISRNISAISDATHDLEKLSGQITQISSALDNASGEMEEQLNALKSD
- a CDS encoding coiled coil domain-containing protein: MENKDAFEKKHEAKIEEMKAEIDRLKAKAKQSEAESEIKYKEKISELESLKDDAETKLEEVKKSSKDAWSDVSKGLESATESLSTALKSASQQF
- a CDS encoding response regulator; this translates as MATKIVVIDDEKQIRRMLKIALSSAGHEVTEAENGTDGLSCVARQQPDLVILDLGLPDIDGKQVLKEIREWSPVPVIVLSVRNQDQEKIIALDYGAQDYVTKPFSVEELLARVRANLRDHLQADTSPLLEIDDLSFDLSRRIVKKSGQPVELTPKEYAVISRLVKQPNCVVTQSQLLSEIWGPSHKEDTHYLRIVISHLRQKLGDDPTEPKYLRTEAGIGYRFCVDG